Genomic window (Bacillus pumilus):
ACAGGGTGGAACATTTTCAGCTTATCCTCACTATGAACATCTTCCTCTTCAAGGGCAATATAGTCACCCTCAGAATGGTGATTCAATTGATTGATGATACGGTACACACGTTTTCGACCTGGTGTTGTCACTTTCTCTGGGTTGGACGAAATTTTAATGGTATCGTTCATTTTACCGTTTTCTTCAATAGATACGAGTTTATACACTGCACCGAGGGCTGGCTGATCAAATGCTGTGATCAGTTTTGTCCCAACACCCCACACATCGATTTTGGCACCCTGAGCTTTTAAATTCATGATGGTATGTTCATCAAGATCACTTGATGCAATCACTTTTGCATCATGGAATCCTGCTTCATCCAGCATCGTTCTAGCTTTTTTAGACAAGTATGCAAGGTCACCGCTATCTAGTCTGACGCCAATAAAGTTGATGTTGTCTCCGAATTCTTTCGCTACTTTAATTGCATTCGGAATACCTGATCGGACGGTATCATACGTATCGACTAAAAAGACACAGTCTGTATGGGTTTCCGCGTATTTTTTAAACGCTGTATATTCATCTCGGTATGCTTGTACAAGCGCGTGGGCATGTGTTCCTGATACTGGGATGTTGAAACGTTTCCCAGCACGAACATTACTTGTCGCCTGGAAACCGCCGATAAGTGCGGCTCTTGCTCCCCACATCGCAGCATCCATTTCGTGCGCACGTCTTGTTCCGAATTCTAGTGCTGTCTCGTCTTCAATAATTCCTTTAATCCGAGCCGCCTTTGTTGCAATCAGCGTCTGGAAATTCACGATATTCAGTAAGGCTGTTTCGATTAGCTGCGCTTCTACAAGCGTTGCCTCGATGCGCATAATCGGCTCATTTGCAAACACAATTTCACCTTCACGCATTGAATGAAGTGTTCCTGTAAAGGACAGCCCGCTTAAATAATCAATGAAATCGCTTTTATAACCGAGTTCATCTTTTAAGTACGCTAGATCACTTTCGGTGAAGGAGAAGTCCGATAGATATTCAATCGCTTTCTCTAAACCAGCAAATACAGCGAAGCCATTGTCAAATGGAAGCTTTCTGAAGAAGAGTTCAAACACTGCCTTCTTCTCATGAATGCCGTCTCTCCAATACGTTTCTGCCATGTTAATTTGATAAAGATCTGTATGTAGTGATAAACTGTCGTCAATAAACCGATGCTCCAACTTCCATTCTCCTTCCCTTACTTAACCACTTTCGCACCAAGCGACTGCTCAAAGTGAGAAAGTGCCCACTCGTGCCCCGCTTCATTAAAACTCGCTACAGCCTTCTCGTGAATCACAAGTTCGAAGCCTTTATTGTACGCATCAACAGCTGTATGAAGTACACAAATATCGGTACATACGCCGGCTAAATGAAGCTCAGTGATGCCGCGCTCGCGCAGTTTCACTTCTAATTGAGTGCCTGCAAAAGCAGAGTATCTTGTTTTTTCCATATAGTAGACATGCTTTAAATGTTTTGACGTGTGAAATAGTGAACTTAGTTTGCCATAAAGTTCAATTCCCTTAGTGCCGCGAATATTATGGGGTGGAAATAACTTTGTCTCTGGATGATAAGGGTCTTGCTGTTCATGATGATCGACTGCAAAGACGACAAAATGTCCTTCTTCCATAAATGAAGATGTGATCTCTGTGATCTTAGACTCAATCGCTTGTCCAGGCTTTCCACATGTCAACTTTCCATCGTCTGCAACAAAATCAACTGTATAATCAATACAAATTAATGCTTTGCCCATCCGCATCTCTCCCATATGCTCTTTTGACTCATTATATCCTATTCATTTCACTAGGGAAACCTATTCAACAGATTCGTGAGAAAAAGCCTTCTGAAACAGCTCATCTTCAATATAGATATGCTCTTGATTGACCGCATTTGGCATCTCTACCACAAGACCAAAAGGAGAATGTGCCTCATGATGATTCACCACTTTAAACAAACATCCAGCGGCATTAGCCATTTTCACATATTGAGAATAAGAAGCATAGGACAACTCACCATTTAAAAGAACAGTCGCCTGACGGGTGGCCTTCAATACTTGTTCGACCTCCTGATATGGTTTACTTCGTGATACCTGCCCCTTTGTCAAAGCAAGAAGCGCTCGCTCTCTTAATGAGCCGAGAAACATTCTTCGTTCATCTGGTTTTGTTTCAGCATGTCCAAACATCCCCTGCTGCAAATAAAAGTCTACGGATTCTTCTTTCATCGCTGTTTTTCACTCCTGGTTTCTTAATTTACATTTCTGTGACCCAGTGCACAATCTTTAGTGCAAGCTCACGTGCTTCGTCTGTTTCTGCTCTGTCTATTAAGGATTGCTCGAGCGTATGGATCAACTGCTCTTTTTCATCCTCGTACGCAATGGAAATACTCCATTCAATATCTGGTACGGCAACAAGCGTTTTATATTCTTTTTTATTTTCATGTAAATATACATTGTAGGTCTTTGGTTGCCGGCTTGTGATGTGTGCTTTTCTAATTTTCATTTGACTCTGTTCACACCTCTTTTTTCTTCTTACATCCATATCCATTGTACCATAAAAAAAGACAGCTTCTGAAAAGGAATTCCCTTTCAAAGCTGGCTACGCATTGAAGCTTTTTTGCTGACTAATAAGATTAGAATCCCAAACAAAAGTGACGTTTGGACTGTTACAAAATTGGACGAGGTCCCCTGCATTATACGTACCTGAACCACCGGCGGAGTGATCAACACTTTTTGGTGAAATGGCAAAAACATCACCGAAATGTGCCGCCCCATTTCCGTAAACACGTTCTATATGAATAGGCCCAACAATCGCTGGCATCTTTCCACCACCTTTACTACCCTCATCATATGCCTAAGAGAAAAATACGTGTATATTCAACATAAAAAAGACAGCTGATAAGTGGTCATCAGCTGTCTTACTATGCATTAAATGATTGAGGCTGACCAAACAATGTGAAGTCCCAAAGCATCGTCGCATTTGGATCACTTGTAAGAGACATATAATCACCTGAATTAAAGGCTCCCGCCCCGCCAGTAGAGTGGTCTACAGCTAAAGGGGCAATGGCCAGTACATCACCAAAAGTAGTTGCACCGTTTCCTCCTACTGACTCGATATGAATAGGTCCAACGATTGCAGGCATCAGAATCTCCCCCCTATCTGCTTATGTCAATCATCTTATGCAAAAAGAGGATAGTTGTGCATCTGCCCTATACGTTTAAATGCTGTTCTTTACGAGACCGCTGACGCAGCTGAACCAATCTGACAATATTCAGGGTGATCGCTTTGAGCAGCGCATAGACAGGGACTGCAAAGATCATGCCAAGGATTCCGCCAAAGCTTCCGGCTCCAATTAACAGCAGGATAATGGTCAAAGGATGTGTGTTAAGGCGTTTCCCAATGATCAATGGAGAAATCACATTTCCATCAATTTGCTGCACGACAAGAATCACAATCACAGTCACCACTGCTTTTCCAGGCGAATCAAGAAAAGCAATCAGCACAGCTGGTGCCGCACCGAGATATGGTCCAAGGTATGGGATCACATTTGTGACCGCTATGATAATACCGAGAATAAGCGCATATTTCACACCAATTAATAAGTATCCAATAAAACATGCCACTCCGACAAATAAACAGACCACAATCTGACCCTGTATGTAAGCCGCAAGTGTGTCGTTTAATTCTTTAAAGATCTTCAATCCTTCCTTACGGTAAGGCATTGGCAAAAATTGAACGAGCTTGTCCGGAAACTTATGCCCGTCTTTCAGCATATAAAACAAAATGAACGGAACAGTGATGACGGCTAAGGCAATATTGGCAATGACACCAAACACCGCAGACATGCTTGCGGCAATATTTTCCGGTAAAGCTTTTAATGTCGAAACGATTGTCTGTTCAAATTTTGAAACAGACACATAATCTTGGTTCATCATCCAAGTAAATGTTTTGGAATGAGAGAAATCATTGATAAATTTCTGCATGTCCGTCACATAACCAGGGAAGCTTTTGAGAAGTCCACCGACCTGCGAGACAATCACCGGTCCAGCAGCATTCACGATGAATGTGATGAGCCCAATGAACAGGAGGTAAATGATCAGGATAGCAAGTGTTCTCGGAATTTTCTTGGACAAAAACCGAACAATTGGATTAAAGATGAAAAAGAGAATACCTGCCAGCAAGATCGGGACAAACAGTGTTGATGCAAATAAAATAATCGGCTGAAATAAAAACGAAACCTTTGTTGATACATAGACAATGAGTAAAACAAGTAATATTTGGAATGTCCAAAAATGAACTTTAGATTTTAACAAAGATGCTCCTCCTGTTACGTATTGATCTTATTAAAAAACTACTATTCAACCCACCTTCTGTCAACTGCTTCTTATTTTAGAACCTCATTTTTTGAAAAAAAAAAGAACAATTGGTATATCATGCACTTTTTCAAGATATACATTCTATAAGCATGAAAAAAGCAGACACCTATGCGTCTGCTTGTTACACTCTTTCACTGTGATCAGGCATCACCGATACGATTTGTTGGATCCTCACGTAAAAAACTGATTTCGCCCCTGCCTCAATGACAATATGATCCGGCATGACTTCCTTCAATTTCCCGCGCACCGTATCTTTCACTGTTTGCACAATTAATCTCATACCAACCACTTTCTGCAATGTTTGATAAACATATGGATCAACTAATGAAACAAGCTGTGGACTTCCTTGTTGTGCCATCCTACCTGCCCCTTTACTTGTGTATTTACCCACAGCGTATGCATTGACCCATGTGAATGTCACTCGCAAATCTATAACTATATTACCATTTTTTACCATTTTATATTTTTTTACAATTTATAGGAGTATACTAGATTGGTGCTGCCCACAACTTAAATCTTTTGAAGAGGTGAATTATCTTGAAAAAATTATTCTGTATCGTTGCTGTCATGCTCTTTCTCTCCTCTGCAAGTTATGCGTATGCAGGCACAATTGGAGATGCACCCGGTACACCAGGAAAGTGGTTTAAAGGAGAAGAGCCAGTTCAAAAAGACGAGTCAAAACCACCACTTGTTTTTGTTCACGGCATTAACAGCTCCTCCTCCACATGGTCCGATCGAAACGACATGGCAAAACAAGCAGTTGTGAACGGATACGAAAGCGCATTCATAGATTTACACCCAGATCAGGACATCAAAAAGAATGGTAAACTATTAGCAGAAAAATTAAAAGAAATCTATGATGTATTTGGTAGAAAAATGATTGTGATTGGTCATAGTAAAGGCGGGATCGATACACAGTCCGCACTTGTGTATTTCAATGCCCATCCATATGTGGAAAAGGTCATCACACTTGGCTCCCCTCATTACGGGACACCGCTTGCGGATCTAGCGTATAGCAAGGGCGGGAGCTGGCTCGCGAAGATTCTTGGACAAAAAAGTGATGCTCTTTATTCTTTGCAAACCGGTCTCATGGCGGCTTTTCGAAGCGAAACCGACCAGCTGGAGACATATCCTAATAAGTATGTCACTTACTCTGGCTCTGAATGGGGAACATTTGGCGGGGTGCTGTATTTAGGCGGCATGTATTTAAAAAGCTTTGGTGCCAATGATGGCGCTGTTACAGTAAGCAGCACAAGACTATCGTATGCCAACAATATTTTAACGGGAAAATGGGATCACTATTCAATCAAAAACGGCACAAGTATGTTCCCTGTGTTCCAGCATCAGTTGCTGGCAAATGTCTCAGGTGCTGAAAAGAAAAAAGAAACGGAACAAGAACCCGTTTCTGCTGAGCTGAATACTGATATTTATGTGAAAGGCGGAGAAAGTGAAAAGGATAAAACAGAAGCGTTTTATGTAGAGGAAGGAACGAATGGCTTATCGATTCAGTGGTTAAATGAAAGACAGGAAACGCAGCCCGAAATCATCGCCCCAAATGGAGACGTCTTAACAAACCTTAAGACATCGGAAGCATCTTTCCCGTATGAAGGCGCATTTTCACACCATGTGCAAATCAATAAACCCGTTCCTGGAGAATGGACGATTCGATCGAACTCAGGAAAAAAGGCTCCTTATTTACTGCTTGTGTCCTTTGATTCACCATTGAATGAAGAAATTCAAGCAGCTGCATCGAATTCAGGAGATGCATCGACCCATTCAAGCGGTCTGATTAAACGGTTAAGCAGAACAGTGGAAACCACTTACTTTAAAGATGCAAAAAAGGATCACCCTTTGAAAACAAGTACTTCATCAGCCGTTCAATTGAAAAAAGAAGGTGCTTATTCTGTCACGGTGAACTACACCGGCCTTACTGAATCAGGTACATCTGCATTTAACCGTACCGTGATTCGCACATTGTATGTCGATCAGCACGGAACGATTCATGGAGACATTCCCTACTAAACAGAGCGTTTCATCGGCTGAAGTGCCTGCTGCACTTTCTGATCCAATTCAGCCATTTTTTTCATTGCCAATGATTCATCTATTTGTCTGTAATGATGATGTCCGCCAGGCTCTTCATCCATTTCATCTGCTTTCTTCACTATTTGCTGGAGTGTGTCCTTATGCAGGTCGCCCTCTGGCAAATATGAATCAGTATGAAGCAGAATCGCAAGTGCAATATCTTTGGCTGCTTTTGGTTCCTCTCCGAGCCGTATGAGCAGTTTATGAGCCCGCTCTGCACCTTTAATGGCATGAATATCATTTCGTCTATATGTCTCGTAATCCCATTCTCCACCGGCTGTATACCATTCATAGTGACCGACGTCATGCAGGAGTGCTGCTTTCACAGCTAAGTCTGGGTTAATTCCAGCCTGCGTCGCCAGCTTGAATGCATGATAAGCACAAGCAATCGCATGGGCTTTTCCTGAACGATTTAAATACTTCTGAGCAACTGGATGGGTGTAAACATCCATTAATGTAACCTTTCTCATGGAAACCCCTCCTTATCTATATTTTTAGCATCCTAACATATTCTGAAAAGAAACTCAAATGTTCTGTCATATTTTCTATGAGTCTCGATATTAGCTTATGACAAATCAGCCGTTTTTGCTTGTACAAGACGGAAAAAAGCAGTCGCTATGACTGCTTTTTTCCATACTCACGTGCATCATATATTACTCCGCCAGCTGGATCATCCGCTAAGAGATCAAGCAAAATACCTGCGACTTCACCTGGACTCTTTAGTCTGCCTGTTTCATATAATTGCTGAAAACGGTCAATCTGTTCGAAGTCCTGTTTTGATGATTTTCGAATCTCCCCCTGCATACCTGTATCAATCGTGCCTGGGGAAAATGAAAACGTGTTAATTGGATACGCCTCATCTTTTTGTTCCTCATGCAAAGTCCTCATAAACATATCAAGTCCTGCCTTTGAGCTGCAATACGCACTCCAGCCTTTATAAGGATTTTTCGCCGCTCCAGAAGAAAGGTGAACGATCGTTTTCTTTCCGCTATATGATTGGGCCTGCTTAGCAAAAACATGACTCAACAAAACGGGGATGATCAGATTCAACGTATAATGCTGATGAAGCATATCCTGACCGCCTTGCCCCACACGTTTAATAGGTGTCACCATGCCGGCATTATTGACGAATAAAATCTCATCAGCAGCTGCCAGTGTTTGCTGCGTGAGGCTATCTTGTAGCCATTTGGCAGCGGCTTTCTCATCTGTCAGGTCGACCTGTGTATGTGTAAGTTTCGGATGAGAAATTGGTGACGCGCTTCTTGCTGCCGTGTACACATGATCTCCTCGTGAAAGCAGGCGGTCCACAAGTGCTAGACCAAATCCTTTTGATCCGCCTGTAACGATTGAAATTCGAATGACAATCTCCTCCCTTGATAACCCTATTTTACGTAGGGAAACGGTATGACATCAAGCAATCTGCATAAAGAAAAGCCTGGCTCTTTTAAGAGACAGGCTATTTCTTTTCAGCCTTCACGTTCACCTTTGGAATCAGGATGAACATCACGAGGATGCCAAACACGATCAAAAAACCAAAGATGATCGGAAGCAGCGTTGATGTCTGTTTCTCATGATCCTCGCTAGAAGGTGCTGACACAGCCGCATCACGAAAAGAGATATTCATCTCTTCCATCATGCGAGCTGAATTTTTGGGCGGGTTTTCTTTTAAATCACTAAAAAGCTGTGGTGAAAGAGACCCTCCAGGGGTTTTAGGCGGTTCAGCAAAATGAATGTCTGTTTTAACAGTTGATGTCTTTTTGCTTTGTTCGTATTTCGTTTGATCTCTCAATATACTCGAGTTTATATTGAGTTCTTTTTCCTGATATTCATTCGGCTTGACATTTGTATCCGTATCTTCACCAGCAGCAAAAGCAGCAGGAATAAGGAGAAAAAGGGACATGACACCAAGTGCCATCCCTTTCACGAACAGATTAAGCCTCATGAGTCACATCACGTTCCTCCGTTTTATCTTTCCATAGCTTTGTCACAAGCGGTATGGCCATGAAGAGGACAGTTAAAATCACTAACCCTATAACGCCCATTCCAAAGTGATCTCCATCTCCATATTGGATGGACAGGTACACATCTGTCACTGGATTTGTAAAATGGAAATTCGGCATCACCAAATCAATTAATGGAGCGACAAAGAAGAAAATAAGCGCCGTTGCTGCCATCCATCCGGCAATTGATCCAAAAAGAAAAGCCGTGCGAATAAAGGCGGAACAAGCCACCAATAGCAAAATCGTGAAAATGGACCATTGAATCGCTTGATCATCTGCAAGCTTGTAAATGTTCAGTCCAAACAAGCTGATCATGAGACCGACCAACAGATTTAAGATGCCAAACAATGCACCTTTGACAAGCATCGGAGCTGCCGAATAATACGAGCTGAAAAAGCCAATTAACAAACTGCTGATCATTACAATGACCAAAATAACCACTGGCGGCACAGTCTGCGTTTTTTCTTCCGGTACATCGCCGCTGATTTTCAGCGGATTAGCTAAGTGGTTATACACATAGTTGCTGTTCCCTTGATCGCTTAATGTGTTTCCTAAAATACCCTTTAAATCTTGCTGAACAAGCTTCGTAGAGTTAACATTCTTGCTCCAGTTTTCATTCAACGTATCTGCTTTTTCTTGAACTGTTGTGACACTCTCTTCAATGTTATTCGTATAATCTGCTACCCCTTTTTGGCGGTCTGTTAACGAACTCATATTTTCAGAAAGACGAAGCACTTCCTGACCAATTGAATCCTGAGCACTGACAACAATTGAACTGCCTGCAAGGTCTGCCGTATACACTGCATCGCCTTGATCAGCCATTTGCTCAGCTACATTGTCCGCACTTTCAGAAATTGTGTTTAATTCCTGCTCCATGCTTGCCTGCTGAGTCGAAATGTATTCCGCATAGCCATCTGAAAACTGCTGCATCTCATCAATAAAAGAAGACACATCATCGTTTGACGTCAGCATTTGATTTTTGAGCGTATCCCAGTTTTCTGTTTCCTCTTTTTTGATGGAGAGGATGGATTCGATTTCATCTGGTTTGGTATCGACCAAAGATGAAGGCTCCTTCTTTGGATAGAAGCTTTTAAGTAATGCTTCATACTGTGCTAATTCATTTGAATACTTTAATAATTCAGATGCATTTTCTGAATTTGTATTAAAACCCTCAAGTTTATCCATTTTCGATGTATATTGATTTAATGGAGATTGAGTTGTAACTATACGCTCTAATTTTCTTGTAATAGCAGATTCTTGTTTGATAATGGATTTCTTTATATCGCTTATGTTTTTATTGTTGCTAGTTTCTATTCTTATTATTTTTTCTTCTAGTTTGTCTATTTTTTCTGTTAAAGATTTTAATTCTTTACTCAAAAGATCAACTTTTCCTTGTAATTGATCATTATGAGCTGTAGTTTTCTCCTCAATATTCTTTTTCACTTCTTCTAATTTTAGGGATAGTGCTTTTAGTTGCTCTTTTGATTGAACTGACGTTGATTTGGTTTCCCCAGTTTGTTTTGGATTTTCTTCACTATTTTCTGGAGTAGGTGTTATCGTTTCTTCATTTTCTGACAACTCATCTGCCACTTGATTTATTTCTGTTGAGATTTCAGTTAATTTCATAGTCTCTTCTTCAAGATCTATTTTCAAATCGTCTGTCGAGTCTTGAGGGTCTTCATCTTGATTATTCGAATCCTCATTCGAATTCTCTGAGGGTTTCTCTGCATTCAGCAGTGCCTTTCTTGAAGATTTCAATTGCTCTTGCAACGGAGTAATTTTATTCCCTATGTATGCAAGATATTGAGCTTCATAATTACTAATCAGTTCTTCCTGAGACGCCTTTACAAGTTCCCTTAACCCCGTTGATTGCTTAGGAATAGCGTCCTCTCTTGACTTTTGAACAGATTGGATGGCGCTGTCCGTTGTGTTTAGCTGACTTTGTACTCCGTTGATATCTGTTTTTAGTCCGCCCATTTGATCACTAAAGCTGCGGGCATTTTGGTTTTGGATATCAGCTAGCTGTTTGAGCCCTTGCTGGATTTGTTTTTGGTTTGTCGATTGCGCTTTGATCAAGAGGTCCTTTTGTTTATCTTGATACTGCTGGTATTGATCGACTACTTTTACAAAGTCCTTTAACTGGTTCTTTGCTTCTTCTGTTGTAGTCAGACCGTCTTTATACTGTTTCTGCGAGTCAGTCATCGCATTTTTTAATTCTTCTATTTGTTTCTTCTGTTGCTGAACGGCGTCTGATAGTTTGTTTGAATTCGGCTTATAGAAGTTATACATCGTGTTTTGGAATTCGACTTCTTTCCCGACAATATGTTCAAACTCTTCTCTGACATTGCCGATTTCCTGTGATACAAAACTCCAATATAACGTCGACATTTGTTCGTTCATTTTTTTCTGCGCATTTTCCAGCTCTCTTTGCACTTTTTCTTTATTGACTGAATTGAGCTGGTCTTGAATAGAAAATTGAATAGATGCCTTTTCAGGATGATCTTTATCATAGCTCAGCACATTTTTTGAGAAATCAGACGGAATATAGAGGACAGCGTCATACTTTCTGCTTTTCAGTCCATTTTCTGCTGCACTGCGATTCACTACGGTCCATGTATAATCTGGACGCTCTGATAATGCTGCCACGACATCCTGTCCGAAACGAGCGGTGTTTTCACTTTCGCTCGCTCCCATATCCTCATTGACCACAGCAATATTACGCGTGGCATTCTTTTTCTGTTTTGCGGGGTCATCTCCAATGAGGTGGAAAAATAAAACCGGCAGAACAAGAATTAATATCATGGTGGATACAATTTTGATGGAGCTTTTTTGCTGCTCTGTCATTGAACACTCTTCCTTTCTACCGCACATAAAGGAACCTGGATTTTCTTCTCTTTCCCGTTTTCAACCAAATATCCGAAGCCTGGCTGAATGTCTGGTTCTTGTCTTGCATACGGAAGCGGTATGATGTTTTGCTCTGATTTTTTCATGAGTAACATGGCATGACGTACTTGTTTGATTTCGTTTGTGAGTGCATCATAGCCTTTACTGAATTCAGTATGATTCCCTGATGCGATCAGGCTAAAGCCTAGGTGTGCATAGGACTTCATGAAATCAGCCAATTGATCTTGAAGACGCGGATCGATCGTCTGCTGAAAACGCGTAATGCCATCGATCACAAGCACAATTTGAGGAAAGGACAGCTGATCAGTCTCTCCCCGGCGTACTGCTTCGACATACATCTCTTCCCGCACCTTAAACAAGCAGTCTATATCCTCAGCCCATTCGGTGATATCATCCTTTGTTTCAAGGTAATCAATACTCTCTTCTTTTGCATAATGAGATAGACCCCGATCAATCGAATCAAAGACGGCCAGTTTCTCAGGTTTTGCAGCTAAAAGCTGATCAAGCATCAGCTTCGTCACATTTGTCTTTCCTCGCTGCGTTTGACCGATGATGAGGCAATGTTTATTCTTTTTCAAGTCAAAATAAACAGGTGCCACAGATTCCTCATCTAATCCGACTGGAATGTCATAAGGCGGTTTTTGTTCATCTAAACGACTCTCAAGCTCCCAAACTGTCAGCTTATCAGGAAGCATCGGCACAGGCTTTGGTTTTTCAGATGCTTCAAAGCGGTCATGAAGAAGCTGTATCTCTTGTTTCAAATGCTCAAACAGTTCGAGATCGTTCTCTCCTTCAACTGGCAAGAACATTTGTGCAAAGTAAAGCTCTTCTTTGTTGATAATGACTCGTCCTGGTATCGGCTCTAAGCTGAATTTCGGTCTGCCAATAATTGAGTACGCCTCTCCTTGATCCATTAAATAATGGACGACCTTTGTTTTCAGGTTGTTCATAAGAGATTGGCGGACTGCGTTTACCCGAGTTGCTGTAATCAAGAAGTAAATTCCTAATGATTGTCCATCACGGCTGAGTTGGATAAATTCAGATTCAAGTTCATGCATTTCGTCTTTGACAATGTCAAAGTTGTCGATCACGATGAAAATGAACGGGAGCTTTTTCTCATTTAAGGCGTTGTACATTTTAATATGACTCATTTCTTGCTGCCTGAATAACCGCTTGCGGAATTCCACTTCTTCCCGCAGACGTGTCATTGATTTTTGAATCTTTCTCATTTGAT
Coding sequences:
- a CDS encoding YueH family protein is translated as MKIRKAHITSRQPKTYNVYLHENKKEYKTLVAVPDIEWSISIAYEDEKEQLIHTLEQSLIDRAETDEARELALKIVHWVTEM
- the essA gene encoding type VII secretion protein EssA gives rise to the protein MRLNLFVKGMALGVMSLFLLIPAAFAAGEDTDTNVKPNEYQEKELNINSSILRDQTKYEQSKKTSTVKTDIHFAEPPKTPGGSLSPQLFSDLKENPPKNSARMMEEMNISFRDAAVSAPSSEDHEKQTSTLLPIIFGFLIVFGILVMFILIPKVNVKAEKK
- a CDS encoding cysteine hydrolase family protein, with amino-acid sequence MGKALICIDYTVDFVADDGKLTCGKPGQAIESKITEITSSFMEEGHFVVFAVDHHEQQDPYHPETKLFPPHNIRGTKGIELYGKLSSLFHTSKHLKHVYYMEKTRYSAFAGTQLEVKLRERGITELHLAGVCTDICVLHTAVDAYNKGFELVIHEKAVASFNEAGHEWALSHFEQSLGAKVVK
- a CDS encoding esterase/lipase family protein, producing the protein MKKLFCIVAVMLFLSSASYAYAGTIGDAPGTPGKWFKGEEPVQKDESKPPLVFVHGINSSSSTWSDRNDMAKQAVVNGYESAFIDLHPDQDIKKNGKLLAEKLKEIYDVFGRKMIVIGHSKGGIDTQSALVYFNAHPYVEKVITLGSPHYGTPLADLAYSKGGSWLAKILGQKSDALYSLQTGLMAAFRSETDQLETYPNKYVTYSGSEWGTFGGVLYLGGMYLKSFGANDGAVTVSSTRLSYANNILTGKWDHYSIKNGTSMFPVFQHQLLANVSGAEKKKETEQEPVSAELNTDIYVKGGESEKDKTEAFYVEEGTNGLSIQWLNERQETQPEIIAPNGDVLTNLKTSEASFPYEGAFSHHVQINKPVPGEWTIRSNSGKKAPYLLLVSFDSPLNEEIQAAASNSGDASTHSSGLIKRLSRTVETTYFKDAKKDHPLKTSTSSAVQLKKEGAYSVTVNYTGLTESGTSAFNRTVIRTLYVDQHGTIHGDIPY
- a CDS encoding spore germination protein, which codes for MPAIVGPIHIESVGGNGATTFGDVLAIAPLAVDHSTGGAGAFNSGDYMSLTSDPNATMLWDFTLFGQPQSFNA
- a CDS encoding (S)-benzoin forming benzil reductase; its protein translation is MRISIVTGGSKGFGLALVDRLLSRGDHVYTAARSASPISHPKLTHTQVDLTDEKAAAKWLQDSLTQQTLAAADEILFVNNAGMVTPIKRVGQGGQDMLHQHYTLNLIIPVLLSHVFAKQAQSYSGKKTIVHLSSGAAKNPYKGWSAYCSSKAGLDMFMRTLHEEQKDEAYPINTFSFSPGTIDTGMQGEIRKSSKQDFEQIDRFQQLYETGRLKSPGEVAGILLDLLADDPAGGVIYDAREYGKKQS
- a CDS encoding spore germination protein; translated protein: MPAIVGPIHIERVYGNGAAHFGDVFAISPKSVDHSAGGSGTYNAGDLVQFCNSPNVTFVWDSNLISQQKSFNA
- a CDS encoding nicotinate phosphoribosyltransferase, with protein sequence MEHRFIDDSLSLHTDLYQINMAETYWRDGIHEKKAVFELFFRKLPFDNGFAVFAGLEKAIEYLSDFSFTESDLAYLKDELGYKSDFIDYLSGLSFTGTLHSMREGEIVFANEPIMRIEATLVEAQLIETALLNIVNFQTLIATKAARIKGIIEDETALEFGTRRAHEMDAAMWGARAALIGGFQATSNVRAGKRFNIPVSGTHAHALVQAYRDEYTAFKKYAETHTDCVFLVDTYDTVRSGIPNAIKVAKEFGDNINFIGVRLDSGDLAYLSKKARTMLDEAGFHDAKVIASSDLDEHTIMNLKAQGAKIDVWGVGTKLITAFDQPALGAVYKLVSIEENGKMNDTIKISSNPEKVTTPGRKRVYRIINQLNHHSEGDYIALEEEDVHSEDKLKMFHPVHTFISKFVTNFVAKDLHVPIFEQGKLVYDNPDIQTIQAYVQDSLGLFWEEYKRISKPEEYPVDLSQKCWDNKMQFIHDVKNKIKKELYES
- a CDS encoding YuzF family protein encodes the protein MAQQGSPQLVSLVDPYVYQTLQKVVGMRLIVQTVKDTVRGKLKEVMPDHIVIEAGAKSVFYVRIQQIVSVMPDHSERV
- a CDS encoding AI-2E family transporter, which codes for MLKSKVHFWTFQILLVLLIVYVSTKVSFLFQPIILFASTLFVPILLAGILFFIFNPIVRFLSKKIPRTLAILIIYLLFIGLITFIVNAAGPVIVSQVGGLLKSFPGYVTDMQKFINDFSHSKTFTWMMNQDYVSVSKFEQTIVSTLKALPENIAASMSAVFGVIANIALAVITVPFILFYMLKDGHKFPDKLVQFLPMPYRKEGLKIFKELNDTLAAYIQGQIVVCLFVGVACFIGYLLIGVKYALILGIIIAVTNVIPYLGPYLGAAPAVLIAFLDSPGKAVVTVIVILVVQQIDGNVISPLIIGKRLNTHPLTIILLLIGAGSFGGILGMIFAVPVYALLKAITLNIVRLVQLRQRSRKEQHLNV
- a CDS encoding YueI family protein; the encoded protein is MKEESVDFYLQQGMFGHAETKPDERRMFLGSLRERALLALTKGQVSRSKPYQEVEQVLKATRQATVLLNGELSYASYSQYVKMANAAGCLFKVVNHHEAHSPFGLVVEMPNAVNQEHIYIEDELFQKAFSHESVE
- a CDS encoding HD domain-containing protein, with translation MRKVTLMDVYTHPVAQKYLNRSGKAHAIACAYHAFKLATQAGINPDLAVKAALLHDVGHYEWYTAGGEWDYETYRRNDIHAIKGAERAHKLLIRLGEEPKAAKDIALAILLHTDSYLPEGDLHKDTLQQIVKKADEMDEEPGGHHHYRQIDESLAMKKMAELDQKVQQALQPMKRSV